One Desulfobulbus oligotrophicus DNA segment encodes these proteins:
- a CDS encoding ketopantoate reductase family protein, with protein MQTEPGRMEVVIIGAGALGSLFGGLLAPHARITLYTTNSEHARAIQQNGLLLTTMEGEQHSLALPVLTGPEQYDRRADLILICTKAGATGAAAVTAQQLLHPEGLVLTLQNGLGNLEQIAACVGRQRAAAGITAQGATLQAPGQVRHAGNGATVLAVGPGQAAAIAAVVRLFNRAGLEIRTSDDVDSLLWSKLIVNVGINALAALLRVPNGTLVEAGACRELMDELVAEAVAVARALCIDLEYEQQLDRVHQVCRQTATNRASMLQDVLRGRPTEIDVINGAVVARGQEVGVPTPVNLLFTRMIKALEATAAQRIST; from the coding sequence ATGCAAACTGAACCAGGACGCATGGAAGTTGTCATTATCGGAGCGGGCGCTCTGGGCAGTCTGTTCGGCGGTCTGCTTGCTCCCCATGCCCGGATCACTTTGTACACCACGAACAGCGAGCATGCCCGGGCCATTCAGCAGAACGGTCTTCTGCTGACAACTATGGAGGGTGAGCAGCATTCCCTTGCTCTTCCGGTGCTGACCGGACCGGAGCAGTACGATCGCCGGGCTGATCTGATTCTGATCTGTACCAAGGCAGGCGCAACCGGGGCAGCTGCCGTCACAGCGCAACAGCTCCTGCACCCTGAAGGTCTGGTACTCACCCTGCAGAACGGGCTGGGCAATCTGGAGCAGATTGCAGCCTGTGTCGGCCGTCAACGGGCTGCTGCGGGTATCACCGCACAGGGAGCCACTTTGCAGGCGCCCGGGCAGGTCCGTCATGCCGGAAACGGTGCCACGGTGCTGGCGGTCGGGCCGGGGCAGGCCGCTGCGATTGCAGCGGTTGTCAGGTTGTTCAACCGCGCCGGTCTGGAGATCCGAACCAGTGATGATGTGGATAGCCTGCTCTGGTCAAAGCTCATTGTTAACGTCGGTATTAACGCGCTCGCCGCACTGCTGCGTGTTCCCAACGGCACTTTGGTTGAAGCAGGGGCCTGCAGAGAGCTGATGGACGAGCTGGTGGCGGAAGCCGTGGCTGTGGCCCGTGCCCTCTGTATTGATCTTGAGTATGAACAGCAGCTCGATCGTGTCCATCAGGTCTGCCGGCAGACGGCCACCAATCGTGCCTCCATGCTTCAGGATGTGCTGCGGGGGAGACCAACGGAGATCGATGTCATCAACGGCGCCGTGGTCGCCAGGGGGCAGGAGGTCGGCGTGCCTACGCCGGTTAATCTGCTCTTTACCCGGATGATCAAGGCCCTGGAGGCCACTGCCGCCCAGCGGATATCTACCTGA
- a CDS encoding FAD-dependent oxidoreductase: MRFVIIGGDAAGMSAASRAKRHNPDLEVVVLERGQDVSYSACNIPYNIADPDRVIEDLVVRSAATFINKLGIDLRTGHRVERIDRTARTVHGRTAEGTSFAVEYDQLLIATGARPIRPNIPGCDLDGVLAVKNLVDGRKIKTFLRDRQARRAVIIGMGYIALEMTEALTKRGLKVDLIKPRAGLLPWLDRELAEPVKEHLLVNGAGLYDGHAIERIIAVDDHLEVVADQLRLAADLVIVAIGVEPIASLARDAGLELSVGGSIAVDHGLRTSDPLIFAAGDCADSYHLVTGKKAWIPLALRANRAGWAVADNVCGGRVALPGIAGTAVFKVFDMQIARTGLTVHEAQGAGFDPVSVVIRSRSRAGIYPGAQPIHVAMVGDRTSGRLLGVQITGTDQVAHRINAAAVALLAKMTVTDFYQNDLAYAPPFGPTWDPLLTAANQLIKKL, encoded by the coding sequence ATGCGTTTTGTTATTATTGGTGGTGATGCGGCCGGAATGAGTGCCGCCAGTCGAGCCAAGCGCCACAATCCGGACCTGGAGGTCGTTGTCCTTGAAAGGGGTCAGGATGTTTCCTACAGCGCCTGCAACATTCCCTACAATATCGCGGATCCGGACAGAGTCATAGAAGACCTGGTGGTGCGCAGTGCCGCCACCTTTATCAACAAACTCGGGATCGACCTGCGTACCGGGCACCGGGTGGAACGAATAGACCGCACAGCCCGGACAGTGCATGGCCGCACAGCGGAAGGTACCTCTTTCGCTGTTGAGTACGACCAGCTGCTCATCGCCACCGGTGCCAGACCTATCCGGCCGAATATCCCGGGTTGCGACCTGGACGGCGTTCTGGCAGTCAAAAACCTGGTTGACGGCCGGAAGATCAAGACCTTTCTCCGCGACCGGCAGGCCCGTCGGGCCGTTATTATCGGGATGGGGTATATCGCCCTGGAAATGACGGAAGCTCTCACGAAACGGGGGCTCAAGGTCGATCTGATCAAGCCGAGGGCAGGCCTTCTGCCCTGGTTGGATCGGGAGTTGGCCGAACCGGTGAAGGAACACCTGCTGGTAAACGGGGCCGGTCTTTATGACGGTCATGCCATTGAACGGATCATTGCCGTGGATGATCATCTTGAGGTGGTTGCCGACCAGCTGCGCCTTGCCGCGGACCTGGTTATTGTGGCCATTGGTGTGGAGCCGATAGCCTCTCTGGCCAGGGATGCCGGTCTTGAGCTGAGTGTCGGCGGCTCAATTGCCGTTGATCATGGTCTGCGCACCTCGGATCCCCTCATCTTTGCGGCCGGTGACTGTGCCGACAGCTACCACCTGGTCACCGGAAAAAAGGCCTGGATCCCCCTTGCTCTCCGTGCCAACCGCGCCGGCTGGGCCGTGGCCGACAATGTCTGCGGCGGCCGGGTCGCCTTACCCGGCATAGCCGGTACCGCGGTATTCAAGGTGTTTGACATGCAGATCGCCAGAACCGGGCTCACCGTGCACGAGGCCCAGGGGGCAGGGTTCGATCCGGTCAGCGTTGTTATCCGCTCCAGATCGCGGGCCGGAATCTATCCCGGTGCACAGCCCATCCACGTGGCCATGGTGGGTGATCGCACTTCCGGACGCCTGCTCGGTGTGCAGATCACCGGAACCGACCAGGTGGCACATCGTATCAATGCCGCAGCCGTGGCTCTGTTGGCAAAGATGACGGTGACCGATTTTTACCAGAACGATCTGGCCTATGCGCCACCCTTTGGTCCCACCTGGGATCCACTGCTGACAGCGGCCAACCAGCTGATCAAGAAACTGTAG
- the cobI gene encoding precorrin-2 C(20)-methyltransferase, with protein sequence MNNASPLSSSNGHLYLVGVGPGDPELMTCKAVRVLSRTRVWAVPSARQNGTSSARQIAEQMVPDTDRTILSLCFPMKKVYLGQETDEQLLDAWRQSAEEVMHHLDRGEDVAFPTLGDVTLYSTAFYLLPMIQEQRPQTEVTVIPGITAMAACAASQNSPLALGDDILTVVPAAFEDDRLRHILLTMDAVVLMKVHRRIDALLDLLEELGLVDCAVLTERSGLPDERVYTDVRRARGQKLHYFSTMVIRKKKVQVI encoded by the coding sequence ATGAACAACGCTTCCCCTCTTTCCTCATCAAATGGTCACCTGTACCTGGTCGGCGTCGGACCGGGAGATCCGGAGCTCATGACCTGCAAGGCGGTCCGTGTTCTGAGCCGAACCAGGGTATGGGCCGTGCCCTCGGCCAGACAGAACGGAACCAGCAGTGCCCGACAGATCGCGGAACAGATGGTACCGGACACCGACCGCACCATTCTCTCGCTCTGTTTTCCCATGAAAAAGGTCTATCTCGGTCAGGAAACCGACGAACAGCTGCTGGACGCCTGGCGGCAGTCGGCCGAGGAGGTCATGCATCATCTTGACCGCGGCGAGGATGTGGCCTTTCCCACACTGGGCGATGTTACCCTGTACTCCACTGCCTTCTACCTGCTGCCCATGATTCAGGAGCAGCGGCCGCAGACAGAGGTCACGGTGATACCTGGCATCACGGCCATGGCCGCCTGCGCCGCATCGCAGAACAGCCCCCTGGCCCTGGGTGATGATATCCTGACCGTGGTACCCGCTGCCTTTGAAGATGATCGTTTGCGGCATATCCTCCTGACCATGGATGCCGTGGTACTGATGAAGGTGCACCGCCGTATCGATGCCCTGCTTGATCTCCTTGAGGAACTCGGGCTTGTGGACTGCGCAGTACTGACCGAACGCTCCGGTCTTCCCGATGAACGGGTGTATACCGATGTCCGCCGGGCCCGCGGCCAGAAACTGCATTACTTCTCCACCATGGTCATCCGCAAAAAGAAGGTACAGGTTATCTGA
- the cobJ gene encoding precorrin-3B C(17)-methyltransferase, with protein sequence MTTAQHSSEGTLTVVGIGPGAIDLMAPRAQTALEQAEIVVGYRTYLDLVRSCLNPASTVLSSAMMQEIDRCRKALELAEEGKRVALVCGGDPGIYAMAGLVFELARTMNTSVPIDIIPGIAALNACAAILGAPLMHDFAAISLSDLMTPWELIEQRLAAVAPADFVVVIYNPKSKKRTDQIVRARDILLASRAPDTPVGIVSGATREHETVRLTTLAAMLDEEIGMQTTVIIGNSQTFVWRDKMITPRGYSRKYGL encoded by the coding sequence ATGACAACCGCACAACACAGCTCAGAGGGAACACTCACCGTTGTTGGTATCGGTCCCGGTGCCATCGATCTCATGGCCCCCAGGGCGCAAACCGCGCTGGAACAGGCAGAGATTGTGGTCGGATACCGCACCTATCTCGATCTGGTCCGGTCCTGTCTCAACCCAGCAAGTACCGTGCTCTCCTCAGCCATGATGCAGGAGATCGACCGTTGTCGCAAAGCCCTGGAACTTGCTGAAGAGGGAAAGCGGGTGGCGCTGGTCTGCGGCGGCGATCCCGGCATCTACGCTATGGCGGGCCTTGTTTTTGAACTCGCCCGAACCATGAACACCTCGGTACCCATCGACATCATCCCCGGTATTGCCGCCCTGAACGCCTGTGCCGCCATCCTCGGCGCACCGCTGATGCACGATTTCGCCGCCATCAGTCTCTCAGACCTCATGACTCCCTGGGAACTGATCGAACAGCGCCTGGCAGCGGTGGCTCCGGCGGATTTTGTTGTGGTCATCTACAACCCCAAGTCCAAAAAGCGCACTGACCAGATCGTCAGGGCCCGCGACATCCTGCTTGCCTCCCGGGCCCCGGACACTCCGGTGGGCATCGTCAGCGGCGCCACCCGTGAACACGAGACCGTGCGGCTGACCACCCTGGCAGCAATGCTGGATGAAGAGATCGGCATGCAGACCACGGTGATCATCGGGAACTCGCAAACCTTTGTCTGGCGGGATAAGATGATCACACCGCGGGGATACAGCCGCAAGTACGGCCTTTAG
- a CDS encoding cobalt-precorrin 5A hydrolase — protein MPTPSPTSTADLATDRRCAVLAISRGGCERGARLADRLHGDFFACKGRLAAVMQEVWHRYPAIVCIMATGIVIRTIAPLLRDKYHDPAVVVCDELGQFAISLLSGHIGGANDLAERVAGITGGQAVITTASDVLGYTPLDLWCRQWQLTPVSTDALTRTMGRLVDQGHVTLWSRYPLPRLPEDLRQTSDRSRADLSIDSRLEPTGNGTLLFPRSLVFGIGCNRGTPAEVIAAAVTTTCQQHNLAPQAIARLASIDLKQDEVGLCEYARRHDLPLDFYTKDQLNQVEGVSVSPAVQRATGAKGVAEPAALLSAGVDSTLLVPKIKWPAVTTAVAEIADPLIVSTHKEATAP, from the coding sequence ATGCCCACACCTTCTCCCACGAGTACCGCTGATTTAGCGACAGACCGACGCTGTGCCGTCCTGGCGATCAGCCGTGGCGGCTGTGAACGCGGGGCTCGCCTGGCCGACCGTCTGCACGGAGACTTCTTTGCCTGCAAAGGACGGCTCGCCGCAGTGATGCAAGAGGTTTGGCATCGCTATCCTGCAATTGTCTGCATCATGGCCACCGGTATTGTCATCCGCACCATTGCCCCGCTCCTGCGCGATAAATACCACGATCCTGCCGTGGTGGTGTGCGATGAGCTGGGCCAGTTTGCCATCTCCCTGCTCTCCGGCCACATCGGCGGTGCCAACGATCTGGCAGAGCGGGTGGCCGGGATCACCGGCGGCCAGGCGGTCATAACCACGGCCTCCGATGTCCTGGGATACACTCCCCTTGACCTCTGGTGCCGGCAGTGGCAACTGACGCCGGTCAGCACCGATGCTCTGACCCGTACCATGGGACGACTGGTCGACCAGGGACACGTCACCCTATGGAGCCGCTATCCTCTGCCACGCCTGCCGGAAGATCTCAGGCAGACATCCGACCGTTCCCGGGCCGACCTGTCCATTGACAGCCGCCTGGAGCCGACCGGGAACGGCACTCTCCTCTTTCCCCGATCCCTGGTGTTTGGTATCGGCTGCAACCGGGGAACACCGGCAGAGGTAATTGCCGCCGCTGTCACGACAACCTGTCAGCAGCACAACCTGGCCCCGCAGGCCATTGCCCGCCTGGCCTCCATCGACCTTAAACAGGACGAGGTCGGGCTGTGCGAGTATGCCCGCCGGCACGACCTGCCCCTTGATTTTTACACCAAAGACCAGCTCAACCAGGTGGAGGGTGTCAGTGTCTCGCCGGCAGTGCAGCGGGCCACCGGCGCCAAGGGTGTCGCTGAACCGGCGGCCCTGCTCAGTGCCGGGGTCGACAGCACCCTCCTGGTTCCAAAAATAAAATGGCCGGCTGTAACCACTGCCGTGGCGGAAATCGCCGATCCACTCATCGTTTCAACACACAAGGAAGCAACAGCACCATGA
- the panB gene encoding 3-methyl-2-oxobutanoate hydroxymethyltransferase: MHLNKVTIPDIKHRKHGTPIAELTAYDYPWAKLVDEAGIDIVLVGDSLGMVVLGYPDTVSVTMEEMIHHTRAVVRGVQRALVVTDMPFGSYNSSIPEAISNATRILKEGGADAVKVEGGVEMAETVAAIVRAGIPVQGHIGLTPQTATSLGGFKVQGKSAQAAGKLIADARALEEAGCFSVVLEAIPAPLAEHITQEITIPTIGIGAGPGCDGQVLVIHDAVGLYDRFTPKFVKQYARLNEPVAKALAQYKKDVESRAFPAAEHSFTMKPEEMDKLLQLY; the protein is encoded by the coding sequence ATGCATCTGAACAAAGTGACCATCCCGGACATTAAACATCGTAAACACGGCACCCCGATTGCCGAGCTGACGGCCTATGACTATCCATGGGCCAAACTGGTTGATGAGGCGGGAATCGACATTGTACTGGTGGGTGACAGTCTGGGTATGGTGGTGTTGGGGTATCCTGACACGGTCTCCGTCACCATGGAAGAGATGATCCACCACACCAGGGCTGTGGTACGGGGGGTGCAACGGGCACTTGTGGTCACCGACATGCCCTTTGGGTCGTACAACAGTTCCATACCCGAGGCGATCAGCAATGCCACCCGCATTCTGAAGGAAGGTGGGGCAGATGCGGTCAAGGTCGAAGGTGGGGTGGAGATGGCGGAAACCGTGGCCGCCATTGTGCGGGCGGGTATTCCGGTGCAGGGGCATATCGGACTGACGCCGCAGACAGCCACCAGTCTCGGCGGTTTTAAGGTGCAGGGCAAGAGTGCCCAGGCTGCAGGAAAGCTCATTGCAGATGCCCGTGCTCTGGAAGAGGCCGGCTGCTTTTCTGTGGTGCTGGAGGCGATTCCCGCACCGCTGGCCGAACATATCACGCAGGAGATCACCATCCCAACCATTGGTATCGGTGCCGGTCCGGGGTGTGATGGTCAGGTTCTGGTCATCCATGACGCTGTGGGGCTTTATGACCGTTTTACCCCCAAGTTTGTCAAACAGTACGCCCGGCTCAACGAGCCTGTTGCCAAGGCCTTGGCACAGTACAAGAAAGATGTGGAAAGTCGTGCCTTTCCCGCTGCTGAGCACAGTTTCACCATGAAACCCGAGGAAATGGATAAGCTGCTGCAACTGTACTGA
- the cobM gene encoding precorrin-4 C(11)-methyltransferase, which produces MEATHPQCKGTRYPVVFLGAGPGDPELITLKGRRLLDTADIVVYAGSLVNPALLSGIAAVCHDSAALDLKKIMQLLVEGHTAGLRVVRLHTGDPAIYGAIREQMQWLDRVQIPYEVVPGVSSAFAAAAALKKELTVPEVTQTVILTRQAGRTPVPERESLHRLAQAQATMCIFLSVSMMGAVVEELIAGGYPVQTPVAVVERASWPDQQILHGTLENIADQVQTSNIKKTAMIVVGPALADEITTASKLYAHTFSHEYR; this is translated from the coding sequence ATGGAAGCAACACATCCGCAATGTAAAGGCACTCGTTATCCCGTGGTTTTCCTCGGCGCAGGTCCCGGAGACCCGGAACTGATCACCCTCAAGGGACGTCGCCTGCTCGATACCGCAGATATCGTGGTGTATGCCGGCAGCCTGGTCAACCCTGCACTGCTCAGCGGCATAGCAGCGGTCTGCCATGACAGTGCAGCACTTGACCTGAAGAAGATCATGCAGCTGCTGGTAGAGGGGCACACCGCCGGTTTGCGAGTGGTACGGCTCCACACCGGTGACCCGGCCATCTACGGTGCCATCCGGGAGCAGATGCAGTGGCTTGATCGGGTACAGATCCCCTATGAGGTGGTGCCCGGCGTCAGCTCCGCCTTTGCCGCAGCCGCGGCGCTGAAAAAAGAACTCACCGTTCCCGAGGTCACCCAGACAGTGATCCTGACCCGTCAGGCCGGGCGCACGCCGGTGCCGGAACGTGAATCGCTGCACCGCCTGGCCCAGGCCCAGGCAACCATGTGCATCTTCCTGAGTGTTTCCATGATGGGGGCGGTGGTTGAAGAGCTGATTGCCGGAGGATATCCAGTGCAGACCCCTGTTGCCGTGGTTGAACGGGCCAGCTGGCCGGATCAGCAGATCCTGCACGGTACTCTGGAGAATATCGCCGATCAGGTGCAGACGTCCAACATCAAAAAAACCGCCATGATCGTGGTCGGCCCGGCCTTAGCCGACGAGATCACTACTGCGTCCAAACTCTATGCCCACACCTTCTCCCACGAGTACCGCTGA
- a CDS encoding M48 family metalloprotease — protein sequence MSASKNTQPALNRRQLLKLIGLGSGVLTVGPFLSSCAVNPVTGRQQLMMMSESQEIDTDRQRAPYQFSEDYGVLQDNSVNAYIGRVGNELATRSHRPQMPFSFRGVNAAYINAYAFPGGSIAVTRGMLVELESEAELAALLGHEIGHVCARHSAQQASKGMIANLLMTGASVATGVAGYGGATDLVQQLGGLGAGALLASYSRDNEREADALGMEYMVRAGYDADGMVKLMEVLNRNQQRNPSAIELMFATHPMSNERLATARQAVATTYQASRTGVVQRERYLDNTAGLRRIKPAILALQNGSTAMGKNQFPTAREQFTAALQTAPQDYTALVMMASCQMALKDVTSAEQYARKATEVYPTEPKGHSLLAVSLINTKKYDHALQSLSEYDRLLPGNPQVIFYKGYCYEQMDKKQEAATHYHNYLQKVSSGEQAQHAYARLQSWGYVR from the coding sequence ATGTCTGCATCCAAAAATACGCAACCTGCCCTGAACAGACGGCAACTGCTCAAACTGATCGGACTGGGCAGTGGTGTGCTCACTGTGGGGCCGTTTCTCAGCAGCTGTGCGGTCAACCCGGTTACCGGCCGACAGCAGCTGATGATGATGTCTGAGAGCCAGGAGATTGACACTGATCGTCAACGGGCGCCCTATCAGTTTTCCGAGGATTACGGCGTTCTCCAGGACAACTCGGTGAACGCCTATATCGGCCGGGTCGGCAACGAGCTGGCCACGCGCTCCCACCGGCCCCAGATGCCGTTCTCCTTTCGCGGAGTCAATGCCGCCTATATCAATGCCTATGCCTTCCCCGGCGGTTCCATAGCCGTGACCAGAGGCATGCTGGTTGAACTGGAGAGTGAGGCCGAACTTGCCGCCCTGCTGGGCCATGAGATCGGCCATGTCTGTGCACGCCACTCCGCTCAGCAGGCAAGCAAAGGGATGATTGCCAACCTGCTCATGACCGGGGCAAGTGTGGCCACCGGTGTTGCGGGCTATGGCGGTGCCACCGACCTGGTGCAACAGCTCGGTGGCCTGGGGGCCGGAGCTCTGCTGGCCAGCTACAGCCGTGACAACGAACGGGAGGCCGATGCCCTTGGCATGGAGTACATGGTCAGGGCCGGATACGATGCCGATGGCATGGTGAAACTGATGGAGGTGCTGAATCGGAACCAGCAACGCAACCCCAGTGCCATTGAACTCATGTTCGCCACCCATCCCATGAGTAACGAACGCCTGGCCACGGCCCGGCAGGCGGTGGCCACCACCTATCAGGCATCCCGGACCGGAGTCGTCCAGCGGGAACGCTACCTGGACAACACAGCGGGCCTGCGCCGGATCAAACCGGCGATTCTTGCTCTGCAAAACGGCAGCACCGCCATGGGAAAAAATCAGTTCCCAACAGCCAGAGAACAGTTCACTGCAGCGCTGCAGACCGCTCCCCAGGACTATACCGCCCTGGTGATGATGGCCTCCTGCCAGATGGCGCTCAAAGATGTGACCAGTGCCGAGCAGTACGCCCGCAAGGCCACAGAGGTGTATCCCACCGAGCCAAAGGGGCACAGCCTGCTGGCGGTGAGTCTGATCAACACGAAGAAGTACGACCATGCCCTGCAGTCCTTAAGCGAGTATGACCGCCTGCTGCCGGGCAACCCGCAGGTCATCTTTTATAAAGGCTACTGTTACGAACAGATGGACAAAAAACAGGAAGCCGCCACCCACTATCACAACTATCTGCAGAAAGTCAGCTCCGGCGAGCAGGCCCAGCATGCCTATGCACGCCTGCAGAGCTGGGGCTATGTGCGCTGA
- a CDS encoding tautomerase family protein, whose amino-acid sequence MQKERTMPYVNIKITREGATSEQKAALISGVTRLLQEVLNKNPATTVVVIDEVDTDNWGIGGEQVTLIRQQSRR is encoded by the coding sequence CTGCAGAAGGAGCGGACAATGCCGTATGTCAACATCAAGATCACCAGAGAAGGCGCAACCTCCGAACAGAAGGCAGCTCTCATATCCGGTGTGACCAGGCTGCTGCAGGAGGTGCTCAATAAAAACCCCGCCACCACCGTGGTTGTTATTGATGAGGTGGACACCGACAACTGGGGAATCGGTGGTGAACAGGTGACCCTGATCCGACAGCAATCCCGCCGCTGA
- a CDS encoding RMD1 family protein, with the protein MQTIRAICLAERFQFDALWDHFSQQPEAVRLRNVIALTKGENVFAFLFDYGVCVLFQYGRDAEQRLLALLNSYLINPLTSFVDEELSYRQNSETGIRIRNDLIEINDLSRLTCLSLAHALAQSTKLAFFEASIEKTIKKTKYIPETLAQKGSIALSRVQLAKERGRVYLEKSHVILQFNLLDTPEFIWEYPELEHYYLALSRYLEITPRATVLKNRLEVIQELLEMMADEQKHRHSSMLEWIIIILIAIEILLFLVN; encoded by the coding sequence ATGCAAACCATCAGAGCAATCTGCCTGGCCGAACGATTTCAATTCGACGCCCTCTGGGATCATTTCTCACAGCAGCCGGAGGCTGTTCGCCTGCGCAACGTCATTGCCCTGACCAAAGGGGAGAATGTTTTTGCCTTTTTATTTGATTACGGGGTCTGTGTACTTTTTCAGTACGGGCGCGATGCTGAACAACGGTTACTTGCGCTGCTGAACAGCTATCTGATCAACCCCTTGACATCTTTTGTTGACGAAGAGCTGAGCTACCGGCAGAACAGCGAAACCGGCATTCGCATCCGTAACGACCTGATCGAGATCAACGATCTCTCCCGGCTGACCTGTCTGTCACTGGCCCATGCCCTGGCGCAGTCAACCAAGCTGGCCTTCTTTGAAGCCTCGATTGAGAAGACCATCAAAAAGACCAAGTACATCCCGGAGACCCTGGCGCAAAAGGGATCCATTGCCCTGTCCCGCGTTCAGCTCGCCAAGGAACGGGGCCGGGTGTATCTGGAAAAATCACACGTCATCCTCCAGTTTAACTTGCTCGATACGCCGGAGTTCATCTGGGAGTATCCGGAACTTGAGCACTATTACCTTGCGCTCTCCCGTTACCTTGAAATCACTCCCCGGGCCACTGTGCTTAAAAACCGATTGGAGGTCATCCAGGAACTCCTGGAAATGATGGCAGATGAACAGAAACACCGGCACTCAAGTATGCTGGAATGGATCATCATCATCCTCATTGCCATTGAAATTCTCCTCTTTCTTGTCAACTGA
- the cbiE gene encoding precorrin-6y C5,15-methyltransferase (decarboxylating) subunit CbiE: MSRIELIGISGTSLSSEQWTVLRHCCAIAASRRHQPLVVDIPVLLIAISPVATMLNQVEELLAMGDVAVLASGDPLFFGIGRTLLDRFGPDQIRVHPALSAAQLACSRFCVPWDDLTVLSLHGRSADNVVGQVLRHPRTLLFTDNQNTPDRIAARLISALTDCDDHERLAALHMRVAQNLGLPDEQLIDGSLAAMAERTFSSLNMVLIEQPVPPVKTCFGLSENDIQHSRGLITKDEIRAAALHRLQLPATGIFWDIGGGSGSISLEASRLCPDLAIYTVEKKAEEQANIRANIRRYGSYSIRPINGEAPEILAGLPDPDRIFIGGSGGQLEAILATATARLKPEGRIVISAVLEQTATTAITCLQELGLQVHTSTLTVTRQQYPGEAVKNLNPITLITGTT, from the coding sequence ATGTCACGCATTGAACTGATTGGTATCAGCGGTACAAGCCTGAGCAGCGAGCAGTGGACCGTTCTCCGCCACTGCTGCGCCATTGCCGCCTCCCGCCGCCATCAGCCCCTTGTTGTCGATATTCCGGTGCTGCTTATTGCTATCAGCCCGGTGGCGACCATGCTCAACCAGGTGGAAGAACTCCTGGCCATGGGTGATGTGGCGGTGCTGGCCAGCGGTGACCCCCTGTTTTTCGGCATCGGCCGCACCCTGCTTGACCGGTTCGGTCCGGATCAGATCCGTGTTCATCCGGCCCTGTCAGCCGCCCAGTTGGCCTGTTCCCGTTTTTGTGTCCCCTGGGACGATCTGACCGTTCTCAGTCTGCACGGCCGCTCAGCGGACAATGTTGTCGGCCAGGTGCTGCGCCATCCCCGAACCCTCCTGTTCACCGACAACCAAAACACCCCTGACCGGATAGCGGCACGGTTGATCAGCGCACTGACAGACTGTGATGATCATGAACGTCTTGCCGCTCTTCACATGCGGGTGGCACAAAACCTGGGCTTGCCCGATGAACAGCTCATCGACGGTAGTTTAGCTGCTATGGCTGAGCGTACCTTCAGCTCTTTGAACATGGTGCTCATTGAACAGCCGGTACCGCCCGTAAAAACCTGCTTCGGGCTTTCTGAAAACGATATTCAACACTCCCGGGGTCTGATTACCAAAGACGAGATCCGTGCTGCTGCCCTGCACCGGTTACAGCTTCCCGCCACCGGTATTTTCTGGGATATCGGCGGCGGTTCCGGGTCGATCTCCCTGGAGGCATCTCGTCTCTGTCCGGATCTTGCCATCTATACCGTTGAAAAAAAGGCAGAGGAACAGGCCAACATCCGCGCCAACATTCGCCGCTACGGCAGCTATTCCATCCGGCCGATCAACGGTGAGGCACCGGAAATACTTGCCGGGCTGCCGGACCCGGATCGAATCTTCATCGGTGGCAGCGGCGGCCAACTGGAAGCGATTCTGGCAACCGCGACTGCCCGGCTCAAACCAGAAGGAAGAATCGTCATCAGTGCCGTGCTCGAACAGACGGCGACCACTGCCATCACCTGTCTGCAGGAGCTGGGCCTGCAGGTGCATACCAGCACGCTGACCGTTACCCGGCAGCAGTATCCCGGCGAGGCAGTGAAGAACCTCAACCCCATAACCCTTATCACAGGTACCACATGA